In the genome of Acidovorax sp. 69, the window AACTTGCGAACTTGAGGATCACCGTGCGGCCGGGATTCCAGTCGCCTTCGAGTACCTCGACCTTGCCGCCGCGCACGCACACTTCGGCTCCGTGGGCTTGCATGGCCAGGGTGCTCCACTTGCGGTACTCCTCGTACTGGGTGGGGTTGGTGACGGTGACGGATGCGATGACGTAACCACTGCTCATGTCTCAAACTCCAAAGTTGTTTTCTAGGAATCCGCTTTTCTTGGTGATGTCGTCCAGCGACACCAGCGTTTCCAGCAGCGCCCTCATGTGCTTCAGGGGCACGGCGTTGGGCCCGTCCGACCAGGCCTCTGCGGGCTTGGGGTGGGTTTCCATGAACAGGCCCGCCACACCAGCCGCCACGCCCGCCCGGGCCAGCACCGGCACCATGTCGCGCGCGCCACCGCTCACGGCACCCAGGCCGCCGGGTTTTTGCACCGAGTGGGTCACATCGAACACCACCGGCGCGCCGGAGTTTCGCATCTCGGCCAGGCTGGTCATGTCGGCCACGAGGTTGTTGTAGCCAAAGCTCACGCCACGCTCACAGGCGAGGAATCGGTCTTCTGACAGGCCGACTTCCGCCGCGGCAGCGCGGGCCTTGTCGATGACGTTTTTCATGTCCCAGGGCGCAAGAAATTGGCCCTTTTTGATGTTTACCGGCTTGCCCGACTGCGCCACAGCGCGGATGAAGTCGGTCTGGCGGCACAGGAAGGCGGGCGTCTGCAGCACGTCCACCACGCTGGCCACCTCGGCCACATGCGAGGTGTCGTGCACGTCGGTCAGTATGGGCAGCTGCAGCTGGCGGCGCACTTCATCCAGGATCTTCAGACCAGCGTCGATGCCGACGCCGCGCTTGCTGGTGCCGGACGAGCGGTTCGCCTTGTCGAACGAGCCCTTGTAGATCAAGGGAACGCCCAAGGCCGTGCAGGCTTCCTTGAGCTGACCCGCGACGTCGAGCGACATCTCCAGGCCTTCGATGGAGCAAGTGCCCGCGATCAGGAAGAAGCGCTGGTCCAGGCCGACGTTGAATCCGCACAGCTGCATGGGCTTTCCTTTCGATCAGGCTTTCGCCGCTTGCTGGTGTTCCACGGCCGCCTTGATGAAGGCATTGAACAGCGGATGGCCGTTCCAGGGCGTGGACTTGAACTCGGGATGGAACTGCACGCCGATGAACCAGGGGTGCACTGTCTTCGGTAGCTCCACGATTTCGGTGAGTTCCTCGCGCTGTGTGAGCGCCGAGATCACGAGCCCCGCTTTGCGCAGCTGGTCCAGGTAGTTCACGTTGGCTTCGTAGCGGTGGCGGTGGCGCTCGGTCACTACGTCGCCGTAGATGCTGTGGGCCAGCGTGTCCTTGGACACATCCGAGCTTTGCGCGCCCAGGCGCATGGTGCCGCCCAGGTCCGAGTTCTCATCACGCTTCTTGATGGTGCCGTCCGCATCCTTCCACTCGGTGATCAGTGCGATCACGGGGTGGGGGGTGGTGGGGTCGAACTCGGTGCTGTTGGCGTTGGCCAGGCCTGCCACATGGCGCGCGTATTCTATGGTGGCTACCTGCATGCCTAAGCAGATGCCCAGATAGGGTACCTTGTGCTCACGGGCGTAGCGTGCGGTGCTGATCTTGCCCTCGACGCCGCGAGCGCCAAAGCCGCCGGGCACGAGGATGGCGTCGTATTTTGCCAGCCGTGCCGTTACGTCAGCACTGTCGATGGTCTCGGAGTCAATGTGGTCGATTTTGACCCGCACATGGTTGCGCATGCCGGCGTGACGCAGCGCTTCGTTGACTGATTTATAGCTGTCCGACAGATCGACATACTTGCCGACCATGGCGATGGTGACTTCGCCTTGCGGGTGCTCGGTTTCATGGACCAGCTCATCCCAGCGCTTGAGGCTGGTGGGGGGCGTGTTCAGGCGCAGCTTGTCGCAAATGAGGCCGTCGAGACCCTGTTCGTGCAGCATGCGGGGCACTTTGTAGATGGTGTCCACATCCCACATGCTGATCACACCCCACTCAGGCACGTTGGTGAACAGCGAGATTTTCTCGCGCTCTTCGGTGGGCACGGGATGTTGGGCACGGCACAGCAACGCATCAGGCTGAATACCGATTTTGCGCAGCTCTTGCACGGTGTGTTGCGTGGGTTTGGTCTTGAGCTCGCCTGCGGTGGCAATCCACGGCAGGTAGGTCAGGTGCACGAAGGCGGCATTGTTGGGCCCCAGCTTCAGGCTGAGCTGGCGCACGGCTTCCAGGAAAGGCAGCGATTCGATGTCGCCCACCGTGCCGCCGATTTCCACAATGGCCACATCCACGGCATCGGGCGTTCCGATACCCGCGCCGCGCTTGATGAATTCCTGGATTTCGTTGGTGACATGGGGAATGACCTGCACGGTCTTGCCCAAGTAGTCGCCGCGGCGTTCCTTCTCCAGCACGGATTGGTAAATCTTGCCCGTGGTGAAGTTGTTGGTTTTCTTCATGCGCGTTTCGATGAAACGCTCATAGTGGCCCAGGTCCAGGTCGGTTTCTGCGCCGTCGTCGGTCACAAAAACCTCGCCGTGCTGGAAAGGAGACATGGTGCCCGGATCTACGTTGATGTAGGGATCAAGCTTGATGAGGGTGACTTTGAGTCCCCGCGATTCAAGGATCGCGGCAAGGGAGGCTGAGGCGATTCCCTTACCGAGGGAAGACACCACACCGCCGGTGACGAAGACAAATTTGGTCATGTCTTTTTTGGTGGTGGGAAATTGGGATTATAGATGGCGCCCCGGAGACACCCCGGCCGGAGGGTTCTGGCGCGTCTGCTAAATTCACTCTATGAATGAGCTCGCTGGCAAACACATTGTTCTGGGTCTGAGTGGGGGCGTGGCTTGCTACAAAGCAGCTGATCTGTGCCGTCAGCTCATCAAGGAGGGCGCGACCGTGCAGGTGGTGATGACCGAGGCTGCAGAACGCTTCATCACGCCAGTCACCATGCAAGCCCTGTCGGGGCGGCCCGTGTATGGCTCGCAGTGGGATGCCCGTGAGCCCAACAACATGCCCCACATCAACCTGAGCCGTGAGGCCGATGTGATCCTGATTGCGCCTTGCAGCGCTGATTTCATCGCGCGACTGGTGCAGGGGCGGGCGGATGAGTTGCTGAGTTTGTTGTGCCTGGCCCGCCCAGCGCAGCAGGTGCCGCTGTTGCTGGCGCCCGCCATGAATCGCGAGATGTGGGCCCATCCTGCCACCCAACGCAATCTGGCCCTGGTGGCGCAGGACGGCGCGGTGGTGCTGGGTGTGGGCCATGGCGACCAGGCCTGTGGGGAGACGGGCGATGGCCGGATGCTGGAGCCCGAAGAACTCCTGGAGGAGCTGATCGCCTTCTTTGCTCCCAAAGTCCTGGCCGGGCGCCAGGTGCTGGTGACGGCGGGGCCCACTTTTGAAGCGATTGATCCGGTACGGGGTATCACCAACCTGTCGAGTGGAAAAATGGGCTTTGCGATTGCGCGCGCAGCCCGCGAAGCTGGCGCCGAGGTCACGGTGGTGGCGGGGCCCGTGCATGTACCCACCCCGCGCGGCGTGCGCCGTGTGAATGTGCAATCCGCCCAGGAGATGCTTGTCGCCGTGGAGCGGCATGTGCAGGCTGCTTCGGTGTTCATTGCCACCGCTGCCGTGGCGGATTGGCGGCCTGCCAATCAGTCTTCCCAGAAGATCAAAAAAGACGGATCCGGCCAGACGCCAACCCTGGGTTTTGTCGAGAATCCGGACATTCTGGCAACGGTGGCCCAGTCG includes:
- a CDS encoding CTP synthase: MTKFVFVTGGVVSSLGKGIASASLAAILESRGLKVTLIKLDPYINVDPGTMSPFQHGEVFVTDDGAETDLDLGHYERFIETRMKKTNNFTTGKIYQSVLEKERRGDYLGKTVQVIPHVTNEIQEFIKRGAGIGTPDAVDVAIVEIGGTVGDIESLPFLEAVRQLSLKLGPNNAAFVHLTYLPWIATAGELKTKPTQHTVQELRKIGIQPDALLCRAQHPVPTEEREKISLFTNVPEWGVISMWDVDTIYKVPRMLHEQGLDGLICDKLRLNTPPTSLKRWDELVHETEHPQGEVTIAMVGKYVDLSDSYKSVNEALRHAGMRNHVRVKIDHIDSETIDSADVTARLAKYDAILVPGGFGARGVEGKISTARYAREHKVPYLGICLGMQVATIEYARHVAGLANANSTEFDPTTPHPVIALITEWKDADGTIKKRDENSDLGGTMRLGAQSSDVSKDTLAHSIYGDVVTERHRHRYEANVNYLDQLRKAGLVISALTQREELTEIVELPKTVHPWFIGVQFHPEFKSTPWNGHPLFNAFIKAAVEHQQAAKA
- a CDS encoding DUF1330 domain-containing protein; the protein is MSSGYVIASVTVTNPTQYEEYRKWSTLAMQAHGAEVCVRGGKVEVLEGDWNPGRTVILKFASFEAARAFYDTPEYQKAKAAREGAAIMRMVCVEGT
- the coaBC gene encoding bifunctional phosphopantothenoylcysteine decarboxylase/phosphopantothenate--cysteine ligase CoaBC — protein: MNELAGKHIVLGLSGGVACYKAADLCRQLIKEGATVQVVMTEAAERFITPVTMQALSGRPVYGSQWDAREPNNMPHINLSREADVILIAPCSADFIARLVQGRADELLSLLCLARPAQQVPLLLAPAMNREMWAHPATQRNLALVAQDGAVVLGVGHGDQACGETGDGRMLEPEELLEELIAFFAPKVLAGRQVLVTAGPTFEAIDPVRGITNLSSGKMGFAIARAAREAGAEVTVVAGPVHVPTPRGVRRVNVQSAQEMLVAVERHVQAASVFIATAAVADWRPANQSSQKIKKDGSGQTPTLGFVENPDILATVAQSPHALEGDLFCVGFAAESHDLLAHATAKRVRKGVPLLVGNIGPATFGQDDNALLLVDAIGHRELPRASKRVLAQQLVAEISVRLPPLSS
- the kdsA gene encoding 3-deoxy-8-phosphooctulonate synthase; translation: MQLCGFNVGLDQRFFLIAGTCSIEGLEMSLDVAGQLKEACTALGVPLIYKGSFDKANRSSGTSKRGVGIDAGLKILDEVRRQLQLPILTDVHDTSHVAEVASVVDVLQTPAFLCRQTDFIRAVAQSGKPVNIKKGQFLAPWDMKNVIDKARAAAAEVGLSEDRFLACERGVSFGYNNLVADMTSLAEMRNSGAPVVFDVTHSVQKPGGLGAVSGGARDMVPVLARAGVAAGVAGLFMETHPKPAEAWSDGPNAVPLKHMRALLETLVSLDDITKKSGFLENNFGV